One Thermus sp. CCB_US3_UF1 DNA window includes the following coding sequences:
- a CDS encoding uracil-xanthine permease family protein, with translation MTPRHLILGLQHTVAMFGATVLVPLLTGLNPAVALFTAGLGTLVFHLVTGRVVPVFLGSSFAFIAPILAAKEAGFSLAAVGGGIAAAGLVYALFALLVRLIGSERVRWVFPPVVTGPVIVVIGLTLAPVAVQMASKDWLLASFTFLSAVVSAVFFRGLFQMIPVLLGVGAGYLLALALGRVDLKPLAEAPWWGLPAFTPATLEWGAILLIAPVAFVTVMEHIGDILTNGRVVGKDFFQKPGLHRTLLGDGLATSLAGLLGGPANTTYSENTGVLAVTKVYDPLVLRIAAVFAILLSFSPKLAALLQTLPQGVLGGVSMLLFGMIASIGIRTLAEAEIDFTHSRNLIVVSAILVLGLGGAVAQLGTLQVAGASVPLKVSGMALAALVGVVLNLLLPRQLEPKELAMEEERLP, from the coding sequence ATGACGCCAAGACACCTTATCCTGGGCCTACAGCACACGGTGGCCATGTTCGGGGCCACGGTGCTGGTCCCTCTCCTCACGGGCTTGAACCCCGCGGTGGCCCTCTTCACCGCCGGGCTTGGCACCCTGGTCTTCCACCTGGTCACGGGGCGGGTGGTGCCCGTGTTCCTGGGCTCCAGCTTTGCCTTCATCGCCCCCATCCTGGCCGCCAAGGAGGCGGGCTTCTCCCTAGCCGCGGTGGGGGGCGGGATCGCGGCGGCGGGGCTGGTCTACGCCCTCTTCGCCCTCCTGGTGCGCCTCATCGGCTCGGAAAGGGTGCGCTGGGTCTTTCCCCCCGTGGTCACCGGCCCGGTCATCGTGGTCATCGGGCTTACCCTGGCCCCGGTGGCGGTGCAGATGGCCAGCAAGGACTGGCTCCTGGCCAGCTTCACCTTCCTGAGCGCCGTGGTGAGCGCCGTCTTCTTCCGGGGGCTTTTCCAGATGATCCCCGTCCTCCTGGGGGTGGGGGCGGGCTACCTCCTGGCCCTGGCCCTGGGCCGGGTGGACCTGAAGCCCTTGGCCGAAGCCCCCTGGTGGGGCCTGCCCGCCTTCACCCCGGCCACGCTGGAGTGGGGGGCCATCCTCCTCATCGCCCCAGTGGCCTTCGTCACGGTGATGGAGCACATCGGGGACATCCTTACCAACGGCCGGGTGGTGGGCAAGGACTTCTTCCAGAAGCCTGGCCTCCACCGCACCCTCCTGGGGGATGGCCTGGCCACCAGCCTGGCCGGGCTTCTGGGGGGCCCGGCCAACACCACTTACTCCGAGAACACCGGGGTCCTGGCGGTGACCAAGGTGTACGACCCCCTGGTGCTCCGCATCGCCGCAGTTTTCGCCATCCTGCTCTCCTTCTCCCCCAAGCTGGCGGCCCTTTTGCAAACCCTGCCCCAGGGGGTCTTGGGGGGGGTTTCCATGCTCCTTTTCGGCATGATCGCCTCCATCGGCATCCGCACCCTGGCCGAGGCGGAGATCGATTTCACCCATAGCCGGAACCTCATCGTGGTGTCCGCCATCCTGGTCCTGGGCCTGGGCGGGGCGGTGGCCCAGCTGGGCACCCTCCAGGTGGCAGGGGCCAGCGTACCCCTCAAGGTGAGCGGCATGGCCCTGGCGGCCCTGGTGGGGGTGGTCCTGAACCTTCTCCTGCCCCGGCAGCTAGAGCCCAAGGAGCTGGCTATGGAGGAGGAGCGCCTCCCCTAG
- a CDS encoding AI-2E family transporter, whose amino-acid sequence MREAFARVWENPYLRVAVYLLLLFLLYRLLQRAWPALSVLLTAFAFAYLAHPVVRFLERRRLPRALGVGLVYLFLGLFLGLASFLTAQTVRELSQLARELPRLLDPLVAWLLALPDRVQAVPIPEGLEPVLAEASRNLQSLLQGFLDTLLRWFQGLLAQGGNLLGFFTSLLGGVFQLLTALTLSIYFLYDLPRLGRAALLLFPEPYQPLVAELAAKLDRSVGGYVRGQLLVAFLVGLLVGVGLSLVGVPLAASLGFLAGVFNLIPFVGVIVSGVPALLLAATGGWLKVVLALLVLWLANQIEGNLLGPLIVGRATRLHPVTAIAAILVGASLMGLWGALLGVPAAAFLKVLLEDYYKGSRLYREG is encoded by the coding sequence ATGCGCGAGGCCTTCGCCCGGGTTTGGGAGAACCCCTACCTGCGGGTGGCCGTCTACCTCCTCCTCCTCTTCCTCCTCTACCGCCTCCTCCAGCGGGCCTGGCCAGCCCTTTCCGTCCTCCTCACCGCCTTCGCCTTCGCCTACCTGGCCCACCCCGTGGTGCGCTTCCTGGAAAGGCGAAGGCTACCCCGGGCCTTAGGGGTGGGCCTCGTTTACCTCTTCCTGGGGCTTTTCCTGGGGCTGGCCTCCTTCCTCACCGCCCAGACGGTGCGGGAGCTCTCCCAGCTGGCCCGGGAGCTTCCCCGCCTCCTGGACCCCCTGGTGGCCTGGCTCCTGGCCCTTCCCGACCGGGTGCAGGCTGTGCCCATCCCCGAGGGCCTAGAGCCCGTCCTGGCCGAGGCCAGCCGCAACCTGCAAAGCCTCTTGCAGGGTTTTTTGGACACCCTGCTGCGCTGGTTCCAGGGCCTTCTGGCCCAGGGAGGGAACCTCCTGGGCTTTTTCACCTCCTTGCTGGGCGGGGTCTTCCAGCTCCTCACCGCCCTTACCCTTTCCATCTACTTCCTCTACGATCTTCCCCGCCTGGGGCGGGCCGCCCTTTTGCTCTTCCCCGAGCCCTACCAGCCCCTGGTGGCCGAGCTGGCGGCCAAGCTGGACCGGAGCGTGGGCGGGTACGTGCGGGGCCAGCTCCTGGTGGCCTTTCTGGTGGGCCTTCTGGTGGGGGTGGGGCTTTCCCTGGTGGGGGTGCCCCTGGCGGCCAGCCTGGGCTTCCTGGCCGGGGTCTTCAACCTCATCCCCTTCGTGGGGGTGATCGTCTCCGGGGTGCCGGCCCTCCTCCTGGCGGCCACGGGGGGGTGGCTGAAGGTCGTTCTGGCCCTCCTCGTCCTCTGGCTGGCCAACCAGATCGAAGGCAACCTCCTGGGCCCCCTCATCGTGGGCCGGGCCACCCGGCTCCACCCGGTGACGGCCATCGCCGCCATCCTGGTGGGGGCAAGCCTCATGGGCCTATGGGGGGCCCTTTTGGGGGTGCCGGCTGCGGCCTTCCTGAAGGTCCTCCTGGAGGACTACTACAAGGGAAGCCGCCTCTACCGGGAAGGCTAG
- a CDS encoding M23 family metallopeptidase codes for MVWKPGHYLLLALGLYALVVTLGFASRGRQLWALRQEVAALAQKAQKVPEGYLLPLPGACLPTRPEHLPNAPRPYRKGVSAGFVFQQGDACVPVVQGMGVVAAMAGEVVRVEADYQEPTPEAYRALLERVRQGAGPEDMDALRGLEVWLRHPDGRTTVYAHLQAPYRGLRVGQRVHRGDPLGYLGNTGLQGGAPRLLFEVWEGEPDRGRFLFQGLPPEEVLRQAKAFFRLE; via the coding sequence ATGGTCTGGAAGCCGGGGCATTACCTGCTTCTGGCCCTGGGCCTTTACGCCCTGGTGGTCACCCTGGGCTTCGCCTCCCGGGGGCGGCAGCTTTGGGCCTTGCGCCAGGAGGTGGCGGCCCTAGCCCAGAAGGCCCAGAAGGTCCCGGAGGGCTACCTCCTGCCCCTCCCTGGGGCCTGCCTGCCCACCCGTCCCGAGCACCTTCCCAACGCCCCCCGCCCCTACCGCAAGGGGGTGAGCGCCGGCTTCGTCTTCCAGCAAGGGGATGCCTGCGTCCCCGTGGTCCAGGGGATGGGGGTGGTGGCGGCCATGGCCGGGGAGGTGGTGCGGGTGGAGGCGGACTACCAAGAACCCACCCCGGAGGCCTACCGGGCCCTCTTGGAGCGGGTGCGGCAAGGGGCGGGCCCGGAGGATATGGATGCCTTGCGGGGCCTCGAGGTCTGGCTCCGCCACCCCGATGGCCGCACCACGGTCTACGCCCACCTCCAGGCCCCCTACCGGGGCCTAAGGGTGGGGCAGCGGGTCCACCGGGGGGACCCCTTGGGCTACCTGGGGAACACCGGCCTCCAAGGGGGTGCCCCCCGCCTCCTCTTTGAGGTCTGGGAGGGGGAGCCCGACCGGGGCCGCTTCCTCTTCCAGGGGCTTCCCCCAGAGGAAGTCCTCCGCCAGGCCAAGGCCTTCTTCCGCTTAGAATAG
- the rpmB gene encoding 50S ribosomal protein L28, translated as MSKVCEISGKRPIVANSIQRRGKAKREGGVGRKTTGISKRRQYPNLQKVRVRVAGQEITFRVATSHIPKVYELLERAKGLKLEGLSAKEIKERLLKLL; from the coding sequence ATGTCCAAGGTGTGCGAGATCAGCGGGAAGCGGCCCATCGTGGCCAACAGCATCCAAAGGCGGGGTAAGGCCAAGCGGGAAGGGGGTGTGGGGCGGAAGACCACCGGCATCTCCAAGCGCCGCCAGTACCCCAACCTGCAGAAGGTGCGGGTGCGGGTGGCGGGCCAGGAGATCACCTTCCGGGTGGCCACCAGCCACATCCCCAAGGTGTACGAGCTCCTGGAAAGGGCCAAGGGCCTGAAGCTGGAAGGCCTGAGCGCCAAGGAGATCAAGGAGCGCCTCCTGAAGCTCCTCTAG
- the lspA gene encoding signal peptidase II has translation MPVVLVPLLLALDQILKLWALENLSPVPRPLVEGLLYLTLVRNTGAGFGLLGGQAFLLGWLSLLVGTVLLYLLAQKRYPTGKALALSLLAAGALGNGIDRLGRGWVVDYLDLGTSIPLIAHFPVFNLADVCVTLGAALLLLAPRGRRY, from the coding sequence ATGCCCGTGGTGCTCGTTCCCCTGCTTTTGGCCCTGGACCAGATCCTCAAGCTCTGGGCCCTGGAAAACCTCTCCCCGGTGCCTAGGCCCCTGGTGGAGGGCCTCCTCTACCTGACCCTGGTGCGGAACACCGGGGCGGGGTTTGGGCTCTTAGGGGGTCAGGCCTTCCTCTTGGGCTGGCTCAGCCTCCTGGTGGGGACGGTCCTCCTCTACCTCCTGGCCCAGAAGCGCTACCCCACCGGCAAGGCCTTGGCCCTCTCCCTTCTGGCGGCGGGCGCCCTGGGCAACGGGATCGACCGCCTGGGACGGGGCTGGGTGGTGGACTACCTGGACCTGGGCACCTCCATCCCCCTCATCGCCCACTTCCCCGTCTTCAACCTGGCGGACGTGTGCGTGACCCTGGGGGCTGCCCTCCTCCTCCTTGCCCCCCGGGGAAGGCGGTACTAA